The nucleotide sequence ACAGTAAAATGGAGCCCTTTATTGAACGATTTATCTTAGATTTATTCCTAGCTAGGAAGCAAACAAAATATGAATCACCCAAAAGACGATTAAAAAGTAACAAACCAGTCCAAATAGACTTTATGTAGGACTAcgtggaaatgaagaggcagatatATTTGCTATGCATCTGACAGTAGAACCACTTCCAGGGCGATACAGTTTTTGCACAGGGGTTGTGGCGGCCTAgtaaaaacgtccctgcctggggatcgccggactggggttcgaatctcgttCAAACTCtgatacctcaccatccttgtgtccTAAGGACgggatgctgagtcatcagcagccattgcctggccctccctggtcctagcttggatggagaggggggtttgggcgctgatcatatgtatgtatgattagttTCTATTGGATTGTGAAGCTAGATAAGGTATTGTcaccgtctcttgcctctgccatccttgagcgacctttaaaccttgaaatcagTAAGAAATACTTGGCATCAGCGGTGAGaacccggtattattattattattattattattattattattattattattattattattattattattacttgctaagctataaccctagttggaaaaacaggatatgctataagcccaggggctccaacagggaaaatagctcagtgaggaaaggaaacaaggaaaaataaaatattttaagtagagtaaaacATTACActatatattccctatataaactacattttttttttaacaaaacaagaggaagagaaataagatagaatagtgtgcccgagtgttttcCCTGTCACAGATCCtttctatatatgataaataatttcatagcaacgttttgagagagagaggagagagagagagagagagagagagagagagagagagagagagagagagagagagagagagagagagaggtggggtccaAAGCGACGTTTTTCCTTGTAAGACGATTGTAATTACATTATATGGCCTAAGTATGTACTCATTGACGTAATGAATTCTTAAACAGTTTGTGACCTTCATTCATGCTGCGGAGATTACTGGGTCCCTTTGACTGTGAGGAAGATCTCAGTTTCTTTAAAGGCTAAACGTAACGACGACAGGAACGAACGTCCTTAACAGGGTCTTAATGAAAAACTCGAGTTACagtgtcagtggctactttcctcttggtaagggtagaagagactctttagctgtggtaaacagctcttccaagaggacactccaaaatcaaactattgttctctagtcttggatagaaccatagcctctgtaccatggtctttcactgtcttggggtagagatatcttgcttgagggtatactcaggcacactattctatctaatttttcttcctcttgttttggtatagTTTTATACTTCAtttaggaaaaaatctattttaatgttgttagtgttcttaaatttcatttttccttgtttcctttcctcactgggctatttccccctattggagcccctgggcttgcagcctcctgcttttccaactagggttgtagcttagcaagtaataataatcataataataacatatttctcATTTTCAGACGCTAGTCATTAAATTCATACAGTTTTTTCTCTTAAGGGGCAGCAGCAAAACTTCATTTTATGTTAAACATcaccttttaatttctttttcatttccactTTCATATTTTCTTAGGCCTCTGGAAAAAGGGCCTTATGTTTTCATTTTGATTAGAATTTGCTCTaaaaagatattgattgatatatacGTTGGATAGCGAAGGTAGGATTTTGTATCTATGACCTTTGACCCTTTGAGTTCAATACATTCAATAAAGATCAGTTATACCAACATTAAAACGGACTCTTTTATGTTGATCCACATTTTAACATCTTAGTCTTTTTATACATCTTCGAAGTCTCTTAGTTCTGTTCAAGCGGTGGCCAAATCTAAGATCGGGACATCAGCGAGTTGCGGGCATGTGGGCGGAGCTTTGGTGACGTCAATTTTCGGAGACGGTGGCCGAGGTTTGACTTGACTAGAAGGTAGAGGTATACAGTATCACTTGATCTCTGTTCCGTTTATTCCAGCAGCTATGCCTTCCGTTTGTGCTGTATTTAGATGCCATAATAATAGCAAGACCATTAATATGGGTATTCAATATATTAGtttcccattaaaggaccttggccAAATCATTCCATGCTCATTTATGCCATTTAGCAAAGCttgctggaacttcagaagttttgtTTATACATTTCTATGCTTATTCCTTaccgggtgggggtgggggtgttaAGAGGGGTATGAGATTTTGACTTTGCCTGTAGCCACCTTGGGTTACACCGCATCGCTTTGAAAACCCCAAATGAATCCTTTTATGTTTCAAAATACTTTCAAAGACTTTATAATATATCATATTCtgctaaaaataaataactttacgTTAGGCAGCAATAGGATTCTTGAAGAGTATGCTATAATAATTTCAGACTAAGTAAATAAACTGAATTCTCTTCAAATGCTTTCTGTCACTTTCTACACACACGACAGAAAACACCATTGGTACTTCAGAAGTCTAATTTTTGTAAActcttttcataattttctattcTTATTAGATAGTCTTTTGGTGATGTCCGtttatttttctagattttttattatcttattctaTCATCGTGTGGTGTTGGGTAGCCACTAGCAACCGGGTGTTCATGACTAGACTTTGCAATCAAATTGTAAGTGTTTCGTCATCAACATATGTTAAATCACCATTGaggatacaaataaataaaaataaaatatggctGCAAACATTTTAATGCAAACAAGTTCGTTATGTGTCAATCTTAATGTTATATGGATATTACAAAGCTAACAACAGGGTCTAACATAAATAGGTTTATAAGGAAATAATATTCTCGGAAGTAAACATAAATTCTTAGTTACATTGAATTTAATAGTTTTGTAGTTTTTGAAAGTCCTCTGATTAACTTAAtgaatattgttttttctttttttggttcagAAATTTCAAATTTATCACATAAAGAATTGTGAACGATATTTACTCGATTTAAAAGTAATTAtgagatgttaataataataataataataataataataataataataataataataataataataataataatgaataactataGAGGAAAAATTCTTTCTCTTTAGATCTGAAAAAAGATAcatttctgaaataaaataaagataaatttctaTGAAAAAGATATATTCTTAAGATAAGATACATTTCTATGAAGAGGATACACTTCTAAGCAAAAGATACATTTTCAAGAAAAAGATACATCTCTAAGATAAAGATACATTTCTATGAAAAGGGTACACTTCTAAGAAATAGAAACCtttataaaataaagatacatttCTATGAAAATGATATACTTTTTGTGAACAAgatacatttcttaaaaaaaatacatCTCTAGAAAACGACATATTTCTAAGAAAATTATAAAGTTAAGAAAAAGATACATATCTGATAAAAGATACATTTCTAAGAAAAAgatgaatttttttaaaaagacacatttctcagaaaaggatatatttataagaaaaatatacatttctaagAAAAAGAttacatatataagaaaaaagatACATTTCTAAGAAAACgatacatttctaaaaaaaaaagaatgaagatatACTTCTAAAACAAAGTTCATTTCcatgaaaaatatacatttctagGACTATAATCCCCTTCATAACAATATTCACACCATACTATACGATAATACGCTCCTTAATAACACTAGTCATTCATTGCAAAGATTTcgggcaaaataagctccaccccctgatgatgtcatagccaattaccttgtctcccacgttagcgtgagagacaacatgattggccatgacgtcaccaggggtggggcttatttcaccaggAATCTTTGTTGCGACCATACTGTCGTCACAGCGTAAGCATAGGAACTATAGTACACACTAATCACCCTGCTTTTAATCCGAGTGAAGAAGCATTGGGAGTATAAGAACTACATCAGTATGAGAGAACAATAAGCCAAAAGGTGCAGTCGTGAAGGAATTAGTGATCAATTCTAATAATATTCTTCACTACAATATTTGTAGACCTCGTCACAGAGGTTATACCTTGCTTGATTTTGTTATCTATAATACATAGGCGTGTAATAATTTGAATCTTTTACAGGATATGCCTACAATAAGAAAACGCGTGTGAATGGTTATAATTGTGATAAGAACTCTTGCCACGTTTCATAAAAGCATATATTCTAATTGAAATGGTTTTGTGCTTATCATATAatacaaggagaaggacactgcaaaatcaaaccattgctctctattcttgggtagtgccatagcctctgtaccatggtcttccactgtcctgggttagatttCCTTGCTTGagggacactattctatttcatttctcgttCTCTTGTTTTgctgaggtttttatagtttatataggagatatttattttagtgttacttttcttgaaatcttttatctttcctagtttcctttcctcacttggctataatccctgttggagcccctgggcttatagcttcctgcttttcttactagggttgcagcttagcagttaataataataataataataataataataataataataataataataataataataataataataataataataatatagttgagCTTTCAATAAGAGAATTTCTTTACGTCATTCAAAATCTTGTCTGGGGATTCCTGCTGTGTTCCTATTGTAAAACTCCTTTATGTTCAGTTCTTCCTTCACCAATCTATTCCAAGAGGATTCGCTTGACAAAGTACTCGAAAGGGACCAGCGTTTAAATCTCCAACGTCATCCACTTTCCCAGAATAAGAAATATACAGACTCTCAAATGTATTTGCATTACTAATGATTGATCCTTGTGTCACAGTGGAGTCACTGCCATCACCCCACAATATACTGCCATTTGAATATTTACGAAGGTTTGCGAGCCATGGaggttctggaaaaaaaaaattaaagaatgacAAAATATTCTTCCCTAAATTTAACTTAGGAAGATCAAACTGAGTCTTTTTTTCACACTTTATCTTTTACCTGGATATGTTCATAATCATATTATTCGttttatcacatttttcttttcatttcttttcaagTGAAATCTTTATTATAACTTTTTCCttctgggctatatatatatatatatatatatatatatatatgtgtgtgtgtgtgtgtatatatggatacatatgtatatacataattatatatatatatatatatatatatatatatatatatatatatatgtgtgtgtgtgtgtgtgtgtgtgcgtgcgtgtgtgtgtgtgtgtgcgtacgtgtattatatgaactatgagagagagagaaaaaaagagagacagGGGAAACCAATGCTACATAATGCTCGATAACAACGTTAACTATAACAAATAAGATACATTGAAAACGTACAAAATATCATAAATCTGAAAATTTCCATAATTTACTTACTCTCGTTAACCTTTGAAAGACTACCAAAGAATTCATAGGTCTTCATGGATTTGACGATGATGAGTCTGTGTCCGGGAATCCTGCTGCATCTCTCTCTGGCCGGATCTGCATAGTAAGTGGCATTGAGGGTGGCGTATAGGAGTCCGTCGTCTTGCCATGAGTAAGTGCCGAGAACACTTGCTGTGGACGGAAACGAAAAACAGGTCATGAAAATAGACAAAATATCGCAATACatattccatcaaaaaaaaaagatagaaactaTTGTTaattctttctagtgaggcagatttgcaccgactcgcaagggtgcccatttagctcggaaaagttttctgatctctgattggttggacaagacaattctaaccgatcacatagcaggaaaattttttccgagctaaaagggcaccgctgcgagtcggcgcaaatccgcctcattaaaaaaaattgagtatagattaaGTAGAAGCTCTTATCATAtcaaattttcatttctttatgaGTTATTACGTTGGATTTGGGGGTATTTATATAACTGAAATAGTATTCATTTTCCTTATAactgaatatttatttcaataaaagaaaGTTGATGAGATGGAATTATTAAAATTTGACCTGAAGATCTTGTTGATCTAAGATTTCAATTTGcatcagtttataaaaaaaaaaaaatagaggaactgtttttattattatctatattttctttgaatatctTTCTAATATCTTATAAGGACATTAAATGTCCCGTCCCTAGATGCTCACTTTATTAGCATATTACTTGGCATATCAAAAATGAAACTTTTGCACGTTCAAGTGAGTGATTAAAATTTCTTTGAATGTTTctcaagcaaggaaaaatagaactcGTCATTCgaattatgtatgtacatatatacgcaaatctatgtgtgtatatatatacacacacacacacacacacacacacatatatatatatatatatatatatatatatatatatatatatatatatatatatatacatatatatacacacacacacacacacacatatatatatatatatatatatatatatatatatatatatatatatatatatatatatatatatatatatatatatacaaacaaatatgtatGCACATGCATATACGTAATTACATAgatttattcatatgcatatgcatatgtgtatatatatatatatatatatatatatatatatatatatatatatatatatatatatatatatatatatatatatatatatatatacaatgtccgTGTATGTTCACTGCGTTATAGATACAGTAAAATCAGATCTTCGTCCAACTCTTTGAAAAGTAATTTTGACTTTTTactgtattattgaaattatcctTATTCAAAAGTGTTATAATCCGTAGAGGGATATATtacacaaattacacaattacacaaATTACACAATAACACAAATATGGTAATAGCACAGAGAAACACAAAATTTATATCACAAAAGAAGAGATCaacaaaagagtaaaaaaaaatgactagaatTTAGGCTGATTTAATAGTTCATAAATCTAAAATTGTTATCGTCTGAAAACGGTATTTTCATAAGAAAAtccaaatataattttttcttttcgtttctgTCACAAGGAATGTTTGACATAAAATCATGATAACAGCAACTTTCCACCCCTTCAAATGAAGAATCGGCCAAAAGGAATGTATGACATAAAATCATTAAACACTAACTTTataccccttcaaaaaaaaaaaaaaaaaaaaaaaaaaaaaaaaaaaaatatcggccaAAAGGAATGTATGACATAAGATCATGAAACACTTACTTTAtaccccttccaaaaaaaaaaaaaataaaaaataaaattgtccaAAATGAATGTATGACATTAAAATATTAAACACCAACTTTATgccccttccaaaaaaaaaaaaaataaaaaaaaaaataaaaaaacaaagaaaaaaaaaatccgccaAAAGGAATGTatgatataaaatcataaacagcaaCTTTAtaccccttccaaaaaaaaaaaaaaaaaaaaaaaaaagaaaataaaattgtccAAAAGGAATGTGTGACATTAAAATCATTAAACACCAACTTTAtgccccttcaaaaaaaaaaaaaaagaaaaaaaaatcggtcaAAACGAATGTGTGACATAAAATCATGAAGCACTTATTTTATACCccttcaataaaaagaaataaaagacctTAGAGCAAATTTAATCAATATTAATCCAACATCACAAAACAAACATATATTACAAAAGAAGCGGTATAGAAACCGACGTATATCTATGCAAAAGATAACTCACATTTCCTGAAGTAGTAAAAGGCGTTCTCATCCGGGAGGAGATCTGTAGTTTCTGGCCCGGAGTCTATGAGTCGACACTCCCCGATCTCCCCTGACACGCCGAAGAAGGACCAGGCTTGGCAGTCGGTGGGTCTTCGTGCAAAGCAGGCCATCTGGCACCTGCCTGGGGAGGAAGGAATGTTGGTATCTTGGCTGATTGGATAATTCTTCAGTTCTTGTATAAAATTtcttaagcccttgggcttatagcatactgcttttccaactagggttgtagcttagcaggtaataataataataataataataataataataataataataataataataataataataat is from Palaemon carinicauda isolate YSFRI2023 chromosome 13, ASM3689809v2, whole genome shotgun sequence and encodes:
- the LOC137651454 gene encoding uncharacterized protein; this encodes MKKPSQYRLLLRVLTTLISLGGVTYETSAAGSEPSVTYIEGSRKQFFIAPRLTFDPSNATHVLPGLNSCKCQMACFARRPTDCQAWSFFGVSGEIGECRLIDSGPETTDLLPDENAFYYFRKSSVLGTYSWQDDGLLYATLNATYYADPARERCSRIPGHRLIIVKSMKTYEFFGSLSKVNEKPPWLANLRKYSNGSILWGDGSDSTVTQGSIISNANTFESLYISYSGKVDDVGDLNAGPFRVLCQANPLGIDW